In Magnetovibrio sp. PR-2, the genomic window GACGATCATGTGTCGCGCCGGGTCTTGTTCACTTTGGCTGCGGCTTTGGTCACGGTTGGCTTTTGGGGAACGGTGTTTGCGTTCGACAAAGCGCCTTATCTGGTGGTCGCATTTATCTTGACGATGACAGGTTTGATCACCCTCGCGATTGTTGGTGAATGGCGTTTGATGAAGTACTTTCGTCGCCATCAAGCTAAGAAGCGTGAAAAATCTTTGCGCCGCATCGAAGATTTGACGCGCCGGATTAAACGTATGGAAAAAGAGTTGGATAAAGAATCCGACGATTTGCGTGACAAATTGAAACAACAAATGAAAGCCAAGCGCGCAGAGTTAAACGCGTCGTTTGATACGTAACGAATAATGAACCCTTACGCCTTTTATGCAGCGCAATTGCGCTTTGCTGCATCCAAAACAGAACGTAGCGACGCAGACATTTCCCACATGATGGATCAGCTTCAAACCATCGCCGATCAAATCGACGAGGGTGCTTCGTTTAAAGTTAAGGCCGCAAGCTTGCGCGCCGCAGCCCGTGCTCTTGCTGGGGTTTCAGGGTTTTTGCAAAAACAAATCTTGCCTGAAGTTATTGCGGCTGGGAACGCCACCGGCGAAGCGCAAGTGCGTTGGACCATTGACACGTCCATGTCTTTGATGGCGACTATGATGACCCATGCGGAGATGACCAACGATCAAGAAGACCTTGAACTGACGTTGCCCGACGCACCCGACATAGAAACTGCAAAGCCCGTTCATTGATGGCACCGAATTTTGGTTTTGTACGAGATTAAACGCGCAAACTGAGTACAGTTTATCTTCACCAAACATAAATGTTTGAGGGTTACGGTAATTTTTTTACGCGTAACTGTTTCGTTGTTGGCAAGTATGTCTTAGTATGTGTCGTACACGAAATGCACTGCAAGCGTTACGTGGGGATCGATCGGAACTTAGGGGAGTACCTCGTACTATGGCTAATCCAGTTTTGACTGACGTTAAGGGCATCGGCCCTGCGGCAGCAGCAGCACTGAAGGAAAAACGTATTGGCGTTGCCCGTGTTGCAAAAATGACGGCGAAGCAGCTGGCTGAATACCCGGGCATCGGTGAAGCTTCTGCAAAGAAAATCATCGCATCTGCTAAAGCACTTTTGAAAGCAGCCGCTAAACCGGCAGCGAAGAAGAAAGCTGCTGCGAAGAAAAAAGCTCCGGCCAAGAAGAAGGCTGCTGCGAAGAAAAAAGCTGCACCTAAAAAGAAAGCCGCTGCAAAGAAAAAAGCCGCTGCAAAGAAGAAGGCTCCGGCTAAGAAAAAAGCGCCAGCTAAGAAGAAGGCCGCTGCGAAGAAGAAAGCTCCGGCTAAGAAAAAGGCTGCTGCGAAGAAAAAGGCTCCGGCTAAGAAGGCTGCTGCCAAGAAGAAGGCCGCCGTTAAAAAGAAAGCGCCTGCAAAGAAAAAAGCACCAGCTAAGAAGAAGGCTCCGGCCAAGAAAAAAGCTGCTGCAAAGAAAAAAGCCCCCGCACGTCGTAAGAAAAAATAACGTCGGGCAGACACCAAAAGGGCCGTTCAAGCGATTTGCTTGGGCGGCCTTTTTTGATGCCTATTGTTCCGTTTCAGAGACCGGTTCGCGGCTCGGTTTGGTGATGACGTATATGGCACCGAAGGTGATGAACGCGGTTGCAGCAAATTTGGCGACGGCGGGCGCTTCGCTAAACCCGATGACGTAAATCAAACTTAACGCCATACCGCCAATGGCTGCGATTTTTCCATGCAAGGGGATGACGCGGTGTTTGTCCCAGCGTTGTAGGGACGGACCGAAGCGAGGATGGTTGTAGAGCCAGTTGTGAAGCTCTTCAGATCCGTTGGCAAAGGCCCAGAGCGCCAAAATCATGAACAAGACGGTCGGCATCACCGGCAAAAATGCACCGATCACGCCCAAGGCAAAAAAAATCCAACCCAAAGCAATGAAGACATGCTTCTTGCAGGCAGCAGGGATGGATGTGTTTGTCTCTTTGGGTTCGTTCGTCATGTTTGCATGTCCACTGGCGTGAATGTGGGGGTGTCGTTTTCGAACGCCAACTCATTTTATCGAAACACGTCCCACTTCACCATTGATATTGCCCCCCGTTCGGGCCACATGGGGAGGGCATAAGTATGAAAGACCTCTTTGACGATGAAAAATTGTGACGATTGCCCTGGCTCCGTGAAATGCACAAGCACGCTGCTGCATCCCATATTGGTACAAGTGTACGATCTCTATGCAGGTGGGACACGCGATAAGTTCGACATTTTATTTTCCCTCAGTGATGACGACGAAGAAGCGTTGGAGCTCTGCGATGCCCAAGTTTCGCGCGCGTGTTGGACCAAGGCTGCTTTGCTGGCCATGGTCGATGTGGTGATGCGCCTGTCAAAGAACGATTTGTCAAACGATCCTGAACGGGCACTTTACGGTGTGATTGAAACCGCGCGCGATGCTTTTTCCAGTTTCCCGTGGCACATAGAAGAGTTGGTGGATCAAGCGCCAGAGCTGTATGCTTTGATCCTGGAGCGTTGCGAAACGCCTGAGCTCTGTAACACCATATCCAAGCGGGCCTTCATCAAAGCCTGTAAAGACATTGCCTACACGACTTGAACGACAGGACGGACCATGACCCTCAATCTTGCCCCTGGTATTGAAGCTTACGTGGACACCATGAAAGCGTGGCGGCGCGACATCCATGCGCATCCCGAAACCGCATTTGAAGAGGTTCGCACAGCTGCGCTGGTGGCTGAGCAGCTGAAAAGTTTCGGACTTGAGGTGCATACAGGCTTTGCCAAAACCGGGGTGGTTGGCGTCTTGGACCATGGTGACGGTCCGGCCATTGGTTTGCGCGCCGATATGGATGCACTGTTTATGGATGAGTTGACGGGCTTGGACTATGCCTCGATCCACGCCGGAAAAATGCATGCGTGCGGGCACGATGGACACACGGCCATGCTGTTGGGGGCGGCGAAGTATCTCAGCGAAACGAAATTCTTCAAAGGCCGTGTCGTGTTCATCTTCCAACCTGCCGAAGAAGGCGAGGGCGGGGCCAAAAATATGGTTGAAGAGGGTTTGTTCGAAAAGTTCCCCGTTGATGGCGTCTACGGCCTTCACAATTGGCCGGGGATGGACGTGGGGACATTTGCCGTGACGCCTGGCCCCATCATGGCGGCTTATACGTCGTTTGAAGCCCGCATTCAGGGACAAGGTGCACATGGTGGTATGCCGCACTTAGGCGTTGACCCGGTTGTTGTTGCGGCGCAAGTCATCACCGCATGGCAAGGCATCGTCAGCCGCACCATCGACCCGCAAGACGCCGGCGTTATTTCTGTGACGCAAATTCATGCCGGCGATGCGTATAACGTCATTCCCGACAGTGTGGAGCTCAAAGGCGCCATCCGGTCGTTCCGTGAAGCGGTGGGCGATCATCTGTGGACCCGAATGAAGGAATTGGCGTCGGGGATTTGCACAGGCTATGGCGCGGACTTTACGCTGGAACGCCACAGAAGCTATCCGGCCACCATCAATTCCGACACCGAATCCGGCCTGGCTGCCATGGCGGCGGCGGATGTGGTGGGGCACGAAAATGTTGATCACCACCCGGTGCCCAGCATGGGCGCGGAAGACTTCGCCTATATGCTTGAGGCCTGCCCCGGTAGCTACGTGTGGATGGGCAACGGCCCAGGCACAGGCGGTTGTTTGCTCCACAATCCCAAATACGACTTCAACGATGAAGCCTTGGCCGTGGGCGCGAGCTATTGGGTCAAGCTGGTGGGAAACGTCCTGGCTGATTAGGCGCGGCTTAAGCGTCCAAGCTGTTGATCACGTCGGTGACCAAAGCCAAGGTGTCGCCGTCCATATCAGCGTTGTTTGGGGCTTTGGCGATCACATCGTCCAAGTCGATGATATCTCCAACCATTGCGGGGTTGAAGGCTTGGGCCATGTCGATCATGTCTGCGGAAAAAATGGTGTTCATAATATGGTTCCTATTTTCTATAGGCTCACGTTATGTAAGCAACGTTCTGTTCGCTTTTACACAAGCAAAAGAAATGCCAACTGTGCCAAGCTGGAATTGGGCTGCATACATTTCTATTTTCTTATTTAAAATCAGTCCTGTTTATCCGGTTTTGGAAACTTCGCAAAGTTTTCCAAAATTGCGAAATTTTGAAAAATGCTGACTTTGTATTGCATTTTGCAATGCAGACTTGGGATCAACGGGACTTAGCGATAGGGCCGACGCCCAAAAATTGGGAAAGCCCCACTTCGTAGGAAGAGGGGCTTTCCGGTATGACCGGTGCAGGGGGGGACGTGAAGGCTGCTCCCGATCAATTAGGAGAAGGTGCTTTAAATTTGGCGTTTACACACAAAACCAACCAAATTACTCAAGTAATATTTCATCAAATATGGATGCAGTCAAGCCCTCTTTTGGAATAATTTCAAGTCAGTTTTGTGACGAGGCTATTCTTGCTTAATCCATTAAAATTGTTATAAAATATTTGGTTGGCGTGTGTGCTGGTGGCGGGCGTGTCAGGCCGCTTTTGCGGCGCATATGGTCAAGGCCATTACGAATCCTTTTGGTGAATAACCATAGAACTGAGTGCGATGCTAGTTGTGTGAGGGGGCACGCGGCTCAGCACCTGTACTTTAAGGGAGGGGAGACGTAGAAAGCGGGACATTGTTGGAATGGGCGCGGTGGGGCGTTGCCCATTGAAAGATGGCCTTGCTGGGGGGCGAAGAGGTTGCCATCAAAATATCCAAGCGAATGTCCCGCTTTCCCCCAAATAAAAGCAAGCAACGTGCCAAATCACAGGCCCTGTGTTAGGGGATTGAAATATATGCGAAACATACGCTTGTGTGATTCTTGCTGCATTGCGAAATGAGAATTCTTCCCGGTTTATGAAGGGGCAAAACGCGAAATGATTTGCATTTTGCTAATTTTCGGGCCGCATTCACCATGATCTGTGCATTGTGTCCGGTGCGGATTTCCCTTAGAAGGTGGCGATACGGATGTGAAAGGAACTCCCCCATGGCTGTTGCACGTACCGGTACTTACAAATTGATATGGCCTTTGGTGCGTTTGTTGGATCCTGAGCGCGCCCACGCACTGGCGCTGACGGCCTTGAAGCTTGGCATCATGCCTGCCCCCGCGCGGGTAGAAGACGACGTGCTTCAGGTGAAGCTTTGGGACTTGGTCTTTCCCAATCCGGTCGGTTTGGCGGCCGGTTTTGACAAAGACGCTGACGTGTATACCCAAATGCTGTCCCAAGGTTTCGGCTTTGTGGAAGTGGGTTCGATTACACCGCGCCCGCAACCGGGCAATCCGAAGCCGCGCTTATTCCGTCTTGAACAAGACGGCGCCGTCATCAATCGTATGGGGTTTAATTCCGCAGGTCACGACGTCTCTGTCCGTCGTTTGCAAAGCCGCGACCGGGCGCGCGGCATCGTCGGCGTAAACTTGGGCAAAAACAAAGAGACTGAAGACGCAGCTGCAGACTATGAAGTCGGTGCACAAAATTTTGGTGCGCTTGCAGACTACATGGTCATCAACGTTTCCAGCCCCAACACACCGGGCCTGCGTGCGCTTCAAGGACCCGAGCCCTTGCGCGAGCTTTTGACCCGCACCAAAACCGCGTTGGACGCCACCACCAAAGACACCCGCACGCCGCCGTTGCTGTTGAAAATTGCGCCGGACCTCACGGATGAAGACAAATCCGATATTGCCCAGGTCAGTCAAGAGGTCGGTATCGACGGTTTGATTGTCACCAACACCACCATCGAGCGCCCCGACACTTTACAAGGCCTGCACAAGGGCGAGACGGGCGGCTTGAGCGGTCGTCCGCTGTTTGAAGCCTCGACCCGCGTGTTGGGCGAGATGTATGAAGCCACCGGCGGCAAGATGGTGCTGGTCGGTGTGGGCGGGATCGAAGACGCCAAGACGGCTTATGACAAGATCCTCGCGGGGGCCTCGTTGGTGCAGCTGTATTCCGCCATGGTCTACCAAGGCCCAGCCATTGCCGCCGGCATCAACCGCGAGCTGGCCGAGATGCTCAAAGCCGACGGCTTTGCATCCGTGCTGCAGGCTGTGGGGCAGAAGGGTGCTTAAGCCCTAAACCTGGAACTGTTCGCGCAAAATGCGTTCTTCCAGATTGTGTTCCGGATCAAACAGCAACACCGGTGCGACGGAGCGGTCTTCGACCACTTCGACTTTGCGCACATTGCGCACGGCCAAGTCGTCGGCGACGGCGTTTACGGGGCGCAGCTTCGGATCGATCACTTCAAACGTCACCCGTGCATTGGCAGGCAACAACGCACCGCGCCATTGACGTGGGCGGTAGGCGCTGATGGGCGTCAAGGCCAAGATGTCGGAGCCCATGGGGATAATCGGCCCGTGGGCAGACAGGTTGTACGCTGTGCTGCCCGCAGCCGTAGACACCAAAGCCCCGTCGCAAATCATTTCGTCCAAGCGCACTTGGTCGTCGATTTTGATGCGCAGCTTTGCGGCCAGGCGGCGATAGCGCAGCAATGAAACTTCGTTGAAGGCCCAGGCTTCGTGCTTTTTGCCACGCGAATCAATGGCCGTCATGAGCAGCGGGTGAATGTTGATGGGTTCCGCCCGGCTCAAACGTTTGGTCAGGCCGGTTTCTTTGAATTCGTTCATCAAAAAGCCGATGGAGCCCCGGTTCATGCCATACAGCGGCACTTCGCGACGCAGGTATTTGTGCAGCGAGCGCAGCATATAGCCGTCACCGCCCAAAACGACGATCACGTCGGCCTTGGCGGGCTGGGTGGAGCCGTAGCGTTTTTTTAAAGCTTTCAGGGCTTCCTGAGCATGCTTTTGGCGCGCGGCAACAAAGGCGATTTTTTCAAACTTCATGGAAACGGCGGTCCTGTTTCACTCAAGGTTTGGCGGAGTATAAACCATTGGGCCCGGAAAGTTTAGCCGTGAGTTTTGAAGAGCTTATCAGCCACCCGTGACACTCATGTGGCGTTTGACGGCGGGCTCGCCGTGGCCCGGTTCGATAACGAACTCATGGCCTTTGGGCTTTAAGTGTAGCGCTTGGTCAATGGCACCGTTGAGTTTGCCCATGGGATCGCAAGACCGCATCGCTTCGCGCAAATCAACGGAACTGTCTTGGCCCAGGCACATATAGAGCGTGCCCGTGCAGGTCAGGCGCATGCGATTGCAGTTGTCGCAGAAGTGATCGGACAGCGGCGTGATGAAGCCGACCTTTTGCCCGGTTTCGCGCACGTCTAAATACTTCGACGGCCCGCCCGTCGAATGGGTGGAGGGAATGAGGCTCCAATCCGCTTCGAGCTTCTGACGCACGTCGGAAAGGGGAAGGTACTGTTGTGTTCGGTCCCCACCAATGTCGCCCAGTGGCATGGTTTCGATCAAGGTCATGTCGAAACCTTGTTCTCCACACCAGCCCACCATATCGCTCAATTCATCTTCATTGAAGTTTTTCAGCGCCACGGTGTTGATTTTGACTTTCAGATCCGCATCCTGAGCGGCTTTCAAACCGTCCAAGACCTGATTGATGTCACCGCGCCGCGTGATCTCGGCGAATTTGTCCGGATCCAACGAATCCATGGACACATTGATGCGTTTCATGCCCAGTCGTTTGAGGTCGTGCGCATACTTCGCCAACTGTGAACCATTGGTGGTCATCACCAGCTCTTCTAATAGCCCCGTGTCCAGGTGACGGCCAAGCTTTTCTATGAGGCCCAAAATGCCGCGGCGCACCAAAGGCTCACCACCCGTGAGACGCAGCTTCTTCACACCACGTTCA contains:
- the moaA gene encoding GTP 3',8-cyclase MoaA; protein product: MQDTFGRPITYLRVSVTDRCDFRCFYCMAESMTFLPRKDLLSLEELDTVCSTFIERGVKKLRLTGGEPLVRRGILGLIEKLGRHLDTGLLEELVMTTNGSQLAKYAHDLKRLGMKRINVSMDSLDPDKFAEITRRGDINQVLDGLKAAQDADLKVKINTVALKNFNEDELSDMVGWCGEQGFDMTLIETMPLGDIGGDRTQQYLPLSDVRQKLEADWSLIPSTHSTGGPSKYLDVRETGQKVGFITPLSDHFCDNCNRMRLTCTGTLYMCLGQDSSVDLREAMRSCDPMGKLNGAIDQALHLKPKGHEFVIEPGHGEPAVKRHMSVTGG
- a CDS encoding NAD kinase, with protein sequence MKFEKIAFVAARQKHAQEALKALKKRYGSTQPAKADVIVVLGGDGYMLRSLHKYLRREVPLYGMNRGSIGFLMNEFKETGLTKRLSRAEPINIHPLLMTAIDSRGKKHEAWAFNEVSLLRYRRLAAKLRIKIDDQVRLDEMICDGALVSTAAGSTAYNLSAHGPIIPMGSDILALTPISAYRPRQWRGALLPANARVTFEVIDPKLRPVNAVADDLAVRNVRKVEVVEDRSVAPVLLFDPEHNLEERILREQFQV
- a CDS encoding helix-hairpin-helix domain-containing protein, whose protein sequence is MCRTRNALQALRGDRSELRGVPRTMANPVLTDVKGIGPAAAAALKEKRIGVARVAKMTAKQLAEYPGIGEASAKKIIASAKALLKAAAKPAAKKKAAAKKKAPAKKKAAAKKKAAPKKKAAAKKKAAAKKKAPAKKKAPAKKKAAAKKKAPAKKKAAAKKKAPAKKAAAKKKAAVKKKAPAKKKAPAKKKAPAKKKAAAKKKAPARRKKK
- a CDS encoding quinone-dependent dihydroorotate dehydrogenase; translated protein: MAVARTGTYKLIWPLVRLLDPERAHALALTALKLGIMPAPARVEDDVLQVKLWDLVFPNPVGLAAGFDKDADVYTQMLSQGFGFVEVGSITPRPQPGNPKPRLFRLEQDGAVINRMGFNSAGHDVSVRRLQSRDRARGIVGVNLGKNKETEDAAADYEVGAQNFGALADYMVINVSSPNTPGLRALQGPEPLRELLTRTKTALDATTKDTRTPPLLLKIAPDLTDEDKSDIAQVSQEVGIDGLIVTNTTIERPDTLQGLHKGETGGLSGRPLFEASTRVLGEMYEATGGKMVLVGVGGIEDAKTAYDKILAGASLVQLYSAMVYQGPAIAAGINRELAEMLKADGFASVLQAVGQKGA
- a CDS encoding M20 aminoacylase family protein, with product MTLNLAPGIEAYVDTMKAWRRDIHAHPETAFEEVRTAALVAEQLKSFGLEVHTGFAKTGVVGVLDHGDGPAIGLRADMDALFMDELTGLDYASIHAGKMHACGHDGHTAMLLGAAKYLSETKFFKGRVVFIFQPAEEGEGGAKNMVEEGLFEKFPVDGVYGLHNWPGMDVGTFAVTPGPIMAAYTSFEARIQGQGAHGGMPHLGVDPVVVAAQVITAWQGIVSRTIDPQDAGVISVTQIHAGDAYNVIPDSVELKGAIRSFREAVGDHLWTRMKELASGICTGYGADFTLERHRSYPATINSDTESGLAAMAAADVVGHENVDHHPVPSMGAEDFAYMLEACPGSYVWMGNGPGTGGCLLHNPKYDFNDEALAVGASYWVKLVGNVLAD
- a CDS encoding YbaN family protein; the encoded protein is MTNEPKETNTSIPAACKKHVFIALGWIFFALGVIGAFLPVMPTVLFMILALWAFANGSEELHNWLYNHPRFGPSLQRWDKHRVIPLHGKIAAIGGMALSLIYVIGFSEAPAVAKFAATAFITFGAIYVITKPSREPVSETEQ